A genome region from Alicyclobacillus acidocaldarius subsp. acidocaldarius DSM 446 includes the following:
- a CDS encoding DUF3311 domain-containing protein: MNDTQKPSTKAKRWWYLLILAPVIGSLFPGLYGSLKPELWGIPYFYWYQMLWIIIAAIITAFLYNILKDD; the protein is encoded by the coding sequence GTGAACGACACGCAGAAGCCGTCCACGAAAGCGAAGCGGTGGTGGTACCTGCTCATCCTCGCACCCGTCATCGGATCGCTGTTTCCGGGCCTGTACGGATCGCTCAAGCCGGAGTTGTGGGGCATCCCGTACTTCTACTGGTACCAGATGCTCTGGATCATCATCGCGGCCATCATCACCGCATTTTTGTACAACATCCTCAAGGACGACTGA